One Panicum virgatum strain AP13 chromosome 9K, P.virgatum_v5, whole genome shotgun sequence genomic region harbors:
- the LOC120647035 gene encoding uncharacterized protein LOC120647035, producing the protein MGKMSCFAGLLLLGGKRKASKGKNKGAYAKKVNGNDCPKVKPVEFMDMADALDVSRGGGNDPACNSGFVVRAAAELAGRGGSGDGDKAAIKMGSSDSDADLVAGYTSDGTGESAKRSEPDAGESSSVGRMSPTPPASPKLKRSCSNIETTRSSAPPKGFDLAARSRSYNDLNALPPAWSATPSGAPYASPAASVRTSCSADRVMLKKRSSTLVLPSRSRKLWRRLFLWSHRSLAAPALPSPDAPHQHDGYTLDAVTADAKGKRAAVEVDPIPNQWVAFSAGASPLERVSAWVNSLGDGSFHAVDEEDATEHGGGGALPQCSEIVELPTPGKRQPQAKRRAADEAANQARSIVHALSVFSSVAHISGMGLKAVPAIAAFSTLRAVNLSGNLIVQIAPGSLPKGLHSLDLSRNRIAVIEGLRELTRLRVLNLSYNRISRIGHGLSSCTAVRELYLAGNKISDVEGLHRLLKLAVLDVSFNRVTTARSLGQLVANYGSLRALNLLGNPVEAATGGDTLRRAVSGLLPRIEYLNRQAVKPQRAREVAKDSVARAALGNAGGSSRSRRPPRRANQSPGSSGKSRGRDGSSGSRRGRRSRSNTRQQGQGSSLSRK; encoded by the exons ATGGGCAAGATGAGCTGCTTCGCCGGCCTGCTCCTGCTCGGCGGCAAGAGGAAGGCATCCAAG GGTAAGAACAAGGGCGCTTACGCCAAGAAGGTTAATGGCAATGACTGCCCCAAGGTGAAGCCGGTGGAGTTCATGGACATGGCGGACGCTCTAGACGTCAGCAGAGGCGGGGGCAACGATCCTGCATGCAACAGCGGGTTTGTCGTTCGCGCAGCCGCCGAGTTGGCAGGCCGTGGCGGTAGCGGGGACGGCGACAAGGCCGCAATTAAGATGGGCTCGTCTGACTCTGACGCTGACCTCGTCGCCGGCTACACCAGTGACGGAACAGGTGAAAGTGCCAAGCGCTCCGAGCCGGACGCCGGCGAGTCCTCCAGCGTTGGCCGCatgtcgccgacgccaccggcgTCGCCAAAGCTGAAGCGCTCGTGCTCCAACATCGAGACGACGaggtcctccgcgccgccgaaAGGGTTCGACCTGGCGGCGAGGTCGCGCTCCTACAACGACCTAAACGCCCTGCCTCCGGCGTGGTCGGCCACCCCCAGCGGCGCGCCGTACGCGAGCCCGGCGGCGTCCGTGAGGACGTCGTGCTCCGCCGACCGCGTCATGCTCAAGAAGCGGTCGTCGACGCTGGTGCTCCCGTCCCGGAGCCGGAAGCTGTGGCGGCGGCTGTTCCTGTGGAGCCACCGCAGCCTTGCCGCGCCCGCGCTGCCGTCGCCGGACGCGCCCCATCAGCACGACGGATACACGCTCGACGCGGTCACCGCGGACGCCAAGGGCAAGAGGGCCGCCGTGGAGGTCGACCCGATCCCGAACCAGTGGGTCGCCTTCTCCGCCGGGGCCTCGCCGCTGGAACGCGTCAGCGCGTGGGTGAACAGCCTCGGGGACGGCTCGTTCCACGCCGTCGACGAGGAGGACGCcacggagcacggcggcggcggcgccctcccgCAATGCTCTGAGATCGTGGAGCTGCCCACGCCCGGCAAGAGGCAGCCTCAGGCgaagcggcgcgcggcggacgAGGCCGCCAACCAGGCGAGGAGCATCGTCCACGCGCTCAGCGTGTTCTCCTCCGTCGCCCACATCTCCGGCATGGGGCTCAAGGCCGTCCCGGCGATCGCGGCGTTCTCCACACTCCGTGCAGTCAATCTGTCTGGCAACTTGATCG TTCAAATCGCCCCCGGATCGTTGCCCAAAGGCCTGCACTCGCTGGATCTGTCGCGGAACAGGATCGCCGTCATCGAGGGGCTCCGGGAGCTGACGAGGCTGCGCGTGCTCAACCTCAGCTACAACCGGATCTCACGGATCGGGCATG GGCTCTCGAGCTGCACGGCGGTCAGGGAGCTCTACCTGGCCGGGAACAAGATCAGCGACGTCGAGGGGCTGCACCGCCTGCTGAAGCTGGCCGTCCTGGACGTGAGCTTCAACAGGGTCACCACGGCCAGGTCGCTGGGCCAGCTCGTCGCCAACTACGGCTCGCTGCGGGCGCTCAACCTGCTGGGCAACCCGGTGGAggccgccaccggcggcgacaCGCTGCGCAGGGCCGTGTCGGGCCTGCTCCCGCGGATCGAGTACCTCAACAGGCAGGCCGTGAAGCCGCAGCGCGCGCGGGAGGTGGCAAAGGACAGCgtcgcgcgggcggcgctcgggaacGCCGGCGGGAGCTCGCGCAgcaggcggccgccgcgccgggcgaACCAGAGCCCCGGGTCGTCGGGCAAGAGCCGGGGCAGGGACGGGAGCAGCGGCAGCCGCagggggagaaggagcaggTCCAACACCAGGCAGCAGGGGCAGGGCTCCAGCCTCTCGAGGAAGTGA